GCGCCTCCTGCTGCTCCTCCAGGCTGAAGAACTTCTGCGCCAGCACCTCGCCCTCCGCCTGCAGCCAGCGGCGGCGGATCTCCTCGTCCACCAGCTGCTTGGGCACGGTGACGTCGGCGCGGGCGACGATTTCGTCCATCACCCGGTTGCGCGCGTCCACCCAGAGCATGTCGGCCATCTCGCCCTCCATCTCCTCCACGATGGAGCTCATGACCTCTTCGTGCGTGGAGCCGCGGCCCAGCTGCTGGAGGAACGCGTCCGACTCCGTGTCGGGCATGCGCACCTCGCGCGCGCCGCGCACGTCCACCAGGAAGCGGGCCGGCATGCCGCGCAGCTGCTCCGCCGGGTAGTTGTCCGGCAGCACCAGCCCCACCTCCACGCTGTCACCCACGCTGGCTTCCGCGATGACCTCCGCGAAGCCGGGCAGCATCACCTGGGGGGCCAGCTCCATCCAGTAGCCCATGCGGGTGCTCAGCGGGATGAGGCGGCCGTTGGCGTAGCCCAGGATGTCCAGCCGGACGTCGTCGCCCATGGCCAGCGCCTCGCCTTCCGCGCGCTCGCGGACCTGCGCCTTCGCGCGGGCCAGCTCGTGGAAGCGCTCCAGCAGATCCTCTTCCGTGAGGTCCTCGCCCTGGGGCACGCGGATGTTCAGGTTCTCCAGCGAGGGAGCCTTCACCTCCGGCAGGTCCGCCTGGTGGCCCAGGCCGGGCGCCACGGGAAGCCGCTGCACCAGCTGCTGCACGGGGGCCTGCGCCGGGGCGGCGGGCGCTTCCGGAGGCCTGGGGCTGGCGGGGGACTTGGGAGCGGCGGCGGCGGACTTCGCCGGCTTCGCCGGGGTGGAAGACGGGCCGGACGCCTTGGCGGCGGGGGCGGCTGACGGCTTCGCGGGAGGGTTCTTCTTCGTGGCCACCGGAGGGCCTCCTGGCAGGTAGCGACCGTGGTCCCAGAGGGGATTGAAACGTACGCGTCTCACACGGTCACGGTGCCTACCAGAAAACGCCCCCCCGGGGACATCCCCGGGCGTTTGCCGCCCGGGGCCCTGCGGTTACCGCGTCACTTCACCGGCTTAGCCGAACAGGCCGCCAACGAAGCTGGAGACGGCGGAGACGGCGGCGCCCACCTGGCTGACCACCGGGATGTTGGTGGCGGCGGCGATGGAGCCCACGGCGGTGATGACGCCCGTGACCTTCTTGGTGGTGCTGGCGTTCGGGTCGCGCAGGGTGGAGACCGCGTTCGCCGTGTCGAAGGCGGCGATGGCGATGTTCGCGCCCGGGGCGAAGCGGCCAGCGGCCTTGGCCAGGGTGCCCCCGGCGGCCTTGGCGGCGGCGGTCGCACCGGCCTTGGCGGCGGCCTTGCCACCCTCGGACAGCGCGGCGCGGGCGGCGGCGCGGGACGCGGTGCCCGTGGCGGCCTTCAGGGCCACGCCGGACTCGCTGACGGCGGTCTTCAGGGCGGTGCGCACGCCGTTCTTGATGGCGGAGGAAGCGCCACCCTCGAAGGCGGCCTTGGCGGCGGCACCGGCGGCGGCGCGGGCCAGCTTGGGGCCGGCGCCCGGGACCGCGGCCTTGAAGGCGCCGCTGGCGGCCTTGTACGCGCTGCCGAACTTGTTCACGTCGCGGGCCAGCTCCAGGCCGCCCTTGACGGTGCTGACCGCCGTCTTGCCGGCGGTGGCGACGGAGCCCAGCGCCTTGTTCCAGTCCTCGCTGGAGCCGGAGCGCACGGCGTTGCGCACGTCGGAGATGGCCGTGCCGGCCTGGCCCACCAGCTTCGCGGCGTTGGTGATGGTGCCGATGGCGCCGCCCGCGATGCCCAGCTTGCCCTTGAGGTCGAGCTTGGTCTTCGGGTCCGTGGCCTTGGAGACCAGCTTGTCGACGTTGCCCTTCAGCGTCGCCTTGAAGCCGTCCGTCTTCAGGCTCTTGACGTTGTCGAAGCCGTCCTTCACGGCCGTCTTCACCTTGTTGAAGGTGTCGTAGCCCTTCTTCGCCTGCGTCCCGATGT
This DNA window, taken from Corallococcus coralloides DSM 2259, encodes the following:
- a CDS encoding peptidyl-prolyl cis-trans isomerase, which encodes MATKKNPPAKPSAAPAAKASGPSSTPAKPAKSAAAAPKSPASPRPPEAPAAPAQAPVQQLVQRLPVAPGLGHQADLPEVKAPSLENLNIRVPQGEDLTEEDLLERFHELARAKAQVRERAEGEALAMGDDVRLDILGYANGRLIPLSTRMGYWMELAPQVMLPGFAEVIAEASVGDSVEVGLVLPDNYPAEQLRGMPARFLVDVRGAREVRMPDTESDAFLQQLGRGSTHEEVMSSIVEEMEGEMADMLWVDARNRVMDEIVARADVTVPKQLVDEEIRRRWLQAEGEVLAQKFFSLEEQQEALDGWLHHPGIRDDVERRLKIALVLRAIAQRDKLQLTPQYALELLKESSEPFGITEAQLRESMLDPTASAQMMDVAWHLLAVEHVMTQAKVTFEGAEAALA